In Tachypleus tridentatus isolate NWPU-2018 chromosome 7, ASM421037v1, whole genome shotgun sequence, a genomic segment contains:
- the LOC143257894 gene encoding protein FAM200C-like, translated as MSKKRKWNDKYVKFGFTCTTEKDGTQHPQCILCSTLFSNANLKPSKLDEHFKNKHGGRDAGNDIVTLRVKRARFDQKPHTIGEELIKPCALEMAKIVLGKEAEKKLQQVSLSNDVIHNRIIDMSVDILEQVVADIKVVNFIRSRALNHRLFQSLCEEMGQEHTVLLYHTEVRWLSRVVLFRVFELRGEIHQFLRERNLEDVSASRKNLIDLRHNREIQMEFTNSQLEHFWASQLEAYPALAKKALEVLNTPYTYILRSKLGSAVA; from the exons ATGTCGAAGAAACGAAAGTGGAATGACAAATATGTCAAGTTTGGTTTCACCTGTACTACAGAGAAGGATGGGACACAACATCCACAGTGTATCCTGTGCAGCACACTCTTCTCCAATGCGAACTTGAAGCCATCAAAGCTTGATgaacatttcaagaacaaacatggTGGCAGGGATGCAGGAAATGACATTGTGACATTAAGGGTCAAAAGAGctaggtttgatcag aaaccccaTACAATTGGTGAGGAACTGATCAAGCCATGTGCCCTTGAAATGGCAAAGATTGTTCTCGGCAAGGAAGCTGAGAAGAAACTCCAACAAGTGTCTTTGTCAAATGATGTAATCCATAACCGAATCATCGACATGAGTGTTGACATCCTGGAACAAGTTGTAGCTGACATCAAG GTTGTAAACTTTATTCGCAGCCGAGCTTTGAATCATCGATTGTTTCAGTCACTTTGTGAGGAAATGGGTCAGGAACACACTGTTCTTTTGTACCACACTGAAGTGAGGTGGTTGTCACGTGTCGTGCTGTTTCGTGTGTTTGAACTGAGAGGAGAAATTCATCAGTTTCTCCGTGAAAGG AATTTGGAAGATGTCAGCGCATCAAGGAAGAATCTCATCGACCTTAGACACAATCGTGAAATCCAAATGGAGTTCACCAATAGTCAGCTGGAACACTTCTGGGCTTCTCAGCTGGAAGCATACCCTGCATTAGCTAAGAAAGCTCTTGAAGTGCTG AATACTCCATATACCTACATCCTTCGATCCAAACTAGGGTCAGCTGTAGCataa
- the LOC143257508 gene encoding C-signal-like → MSAKVGSIGNNSLGGWYSYRLSKAALNMVTKNLSIELGRGRKKVICVSLHPGSVDTDLSRPYLKSIPTEQLFSPEYSVSCLMNVIDNLNVCDTGKMFSWDGSELPF, encoded by the coding sequence gttTAGGTGGTTGGTACAGCTACAGGTTATCAAAAGCAGCTCTCAACATGGTCACCAAAAACTTAAGCATTGAATTAGGACGTGGTAGGAAAAAAGTAATATGTGTATCTCTGCATCCTGGGTCAGTGGACACCGATTTATCTCGTCCTTATCTGAAGAGTATCCCCACTGAACAGCTATTTAGCCCAGAGTACTCTGTGAGCTGTTTGATGAATGTTATTGATAACTTAAATGTATGTGATACAGGAAAGATGTTTTCTTGGGATGGAAGTGAACTACCCTTCTGA